A genome region from Alicyclobacillus acidocaldarius subsp. acidocaldarius DSM 446 includes the following:
- a CDS encoding DUF1641 domain-containing protein, with product MSETQQMQETLDVSDILLDPSVQRSLNNVLERLPQIAKLVEALTADERTLESLAAIVEHLPQLAKLVYLVSRVSQAVEDVITDGDSLEGFGKLAKQMVEPAVGPAKKLLDAYKVAKERAEHDTTTYSVFSLLKLLKEPVVQKNLRIVSAMLEELGKDESHGHH from the coding sequence GTGAGTGAGACGCAACAGATGCAAGAGACGCTGGATGTGTCGGACATTCTGCTGGATCCGTCCGTTCAACGTTCGTTGAACAACGTGCTCGAACGGTTGCCGCAGATCGCGAAGCTGGTGGAGGCGCTGACGGCCGATGAGCGCACGCTCGAAAGCCTCGCCGCCATCGTCGAACACCTTCCCCAACTCGCGAAGTTGGTCTACCTCGTGAGCCGCGTGTCCCAGGCCGTGGAGGACGTCATCACGGACGGCGACTCGCTCGAAGGGTTCGGCAAGCTCGCCAAGCAGATGGTCGAACCGGCCGTGGGCCCCGCGAAGAAGCTGCTCGATGCGTACAAGGTGGCCAAAGAGCGCGCCGAGCACGACACCACCACGTACAGCGTGTTCAGCCTGTTGAAACTGCTCAAGGAGCCCGTGGTCCAGAAGAACCTCCGCATCGTCTCCGCGATGCTCGAGGAACTCGGCAAAGACGAGTCCCACGGCCACCATTGA
- the cmr4 gene encoding type III-B CRISPR module RAMP protein Cmr4, with amino-acid sequence MTVIQSYWVYAYSPIHVGAGQGTGFVDLPIVREKVTGWPYLPGTSIKGVLRDEWERKCRQKGTPEQDGLREVERVFGTQERAGIATFTDARLVCLPVASMFGTYAYVTCPLILQRLARDMALTGVEIPALSRAVETDRALVSNSSKLAFTFPSNPEPSLYLLDFCLKSENCDVTTSIGRRLAEILFDDEDWRQIFVDRFVVVHDQLFQFFSEQGTQVDAHIRMGDNGTVAQGALWYEESLPPESVLVGLVSVDDPRREEGSDAASPFRGRVVTQIGGNATTGCGQSLLIFGPERAVD; translated from the coding sequence GTGACCGTCATTCAGTCGTACTGGGTTTATGCGTATTCTCCCATCCATGTAGGGGCGGGACAAGGCACGGGATTTGTGGACCTACCTATCGTGCGGGAAAAGGTGACAGGATGGCCGTACCTGCCGGGCACCTCCATCAAAGGTGTTCTTCGCGATGAATGGGAGCGAAAGTGTCGACAAAAGGGTACGCCGGAGCAAGACGGTTTGAGAGAGGTCGAGCGGGTGTTCGGCACGCAGGAGCGGGCGGGCATCGCGACGTTCACGGATGCCCGCCTGGTGTGTCTGCCGGTCGCGAGCATGTTTGGAACCTATGCGTATGTGACTTGCCCCCTCATCCTGCAGCGCCTGGCGCGGGACATGGCGCTGACCGGTGTTGAAATTCCCGCATTGTCACGCGCGGTCGAAACCGATCGGGCGTTGGTTTCAAACAGCTCAAAGCTCGCATTCACGTTTCCGTCGAATCCGGAACCTTCCCTGTACCTTCTGGACTTTTGCCTGAAGTCGGAGAACTGCGACGTTACAACATCCATCGGCCGACGCCTTGCGGAAATCCTGTTTGACGACGAGGACTGGCGTCAGATCTTCGTGGATCGCTTCGTCGTCGTCCATGATCAACTGTTTCAATTCTTTTCTGAGCAAGGAACGCAGGTGGACGCACACATTCGAATGGGCGACAATGGCACCGTTGCCCAAGGGGCGCTTTGGTACGAGGAGTCCCTGCCGCCGGAGTCCGTGCTCGTTGGACTCGTGTCGGTGGATGACCCGAGGCGCGAGGAAGGGAGCGATGCGGCGAGTCCGTTTCGCGGGCGGGTGGTTACGCAAATAGGTGGCAACGCGACGACGGGCTGCGGGCAGTCCCTACTCATCTTTGGGCCTGAGAGGGCGGTGGACTGA
- a CDS encoding mannonate dehydratase, with amino-acid sequence MQLSFRWYGPDDPVALEKIRQIPGCVGIVSALYHVPPGEVWPEDEIRELVRQVESRGFRLTVVESVPVHEDIKLGRPARDKYIEAYQETLRRLAKAGIDTVCYNFMPLFDWMRTSLAYPLPDGSNSLAYFHDEVDEEALLSGRVKLPVWNIDEDGEKLRRLRDEYRERGDEGLWDSLAYFLRAVAPVAEEVGIRLAIHPDDPPWPVIGIPRIIGRHASFVRMFEICDSPANGVCFCSGSLGATAENDLPAILRDLGERNRLHFVHLRNVKRVGEKSFYESGHLSRDGSVDMAELVAILAKLDYQGPARPDHGRMIWGETGIPGYGLYDRALGLTYLNGLWEASRAFVTNRV; translated from the coding sequence ATGCAACTTTCGTTTCGCTGGTACGGACCGGACGATCCCGTCGCGCTTGAGAAGATCCGCCAGATCCCAGGGTGCGTAGGCATCGTCTCCGCGCTCTACCACGTGCCGCCGGGCGAAGTCTGGCCGGAGGACGAGATCCGCGAGCTCGTGCGGCAGGTGGAGTCGCGCGGCTTTCGCCTGACCGTCGTCGAAAGTGTGCCGGTGCACGAGGACATTAAGCTCGGGCGCCCGGCGCGCGACAAGTACATCGAGGCGTACCAGGAGACGCTCAGGCGGCTCGCGAAGGCCGGGATCGACACGGTCTGCTACAACTTCATGCCGCTCTTTGACTGGATGCGCACCTCGCTCGCGTATCCGTTGCCGGACGGATCGAACTCGCTCGCCTATTTCCACGACGAGGTGGACGAAGAGGCGCTCCTGTCGGGACGGGTGAAGCTGCCGGTGTGGAACATCGACGAGGATGGCGAGAAACTGCGCCGTCTGCGGGACGAGTACCGGGAGCGGGGCGACGAGGGACTGTGGGACAGCCTCGCCTACTTCCTGCGCGCCGTGGCTCCCGTCGCTGAAGAGGTGGGCATTCGCCTGGCCATCCATCCGGACGATCCGCCCTGGCCCGTGATTGGCATCCCGCGCATCATCGGGCGGCACGCGTCGTTTGTGCGCATGTTCGAGATCTGCGACTCGCCCGCAAACGGCGTGTGCTTCTGCTCCGGATCGCTCGGTGCAACGGCGGAGAACGACCTGCCCGCCATCCTGCGCGATCTCGGCGAGCGAAATCGGCTGCACTTCGTCCACCTGCGAAACGTGAAGCGCGTCGGGGAAAAGTCGTTCTACGAATCCGGCCACCTGTCGCGGGACGGATCGGTCGACATGGCGGAGCTCGTGGCCATCCTCGCGAAGCTCGATTACCAAGGCCCGGCGAGGCCCGATCACGGCCGGATGATCTGGGGCGAGACGGGGATCCCGGGCTACGGCCTGTACGATCGCGCGCTCGGCCTCACGTACCTCAACGGCCTCTGGGAGGCGTCTCGCGCGTTCGTCACCAACAGGGTCTGA
- a CDS encoding glycerate kinase: MTHVTSIGAKGEAPHILLAPDSFKGSLTAREAAEAMAEGVSRACPSAQLALVPIADGGEGTLAAIATSTRARWLSTEVTAASGQPKQGRFLALPDGTAVVECAEAVGLPEALRSGADVWRRTTVGVGEMIRHALETGHRRIAVALGGSATNDAGVGMLAALGVRLLDDAGQDVPPVPAEFHRVARVDVSGLDERLRGAEMLAVCDVDNPLTGENGATTVFGPQKGVSTHDVPRLDEALAHLAARCEAAFGCKAADLPGAGAAGGLGFALYLLGAARVSGIDFVLDAVGFDHALERAALVLTGEGRTDAQTAHGKAVAGVARRAKARGVPVFCISGAIGPGAERLYDHGVSALFATAPGPIALDEAMANAKALLAAAAENAVRAWLAGRP; this comes from the coding sequence GTGACGCACGTGACATCCATCGGCGCGAAAGGTGAAGCTCCCCACATCCTGCTCGCCCCCGATTCCTTCAAGGGCTCGCTCACCGCGCGCGAGGCGGCTGAGGCGATGGCCGAGGGCGTGAGCCGGGCGTGTCCATCCGCCCAGTTGGCGCTTGTCCCCATCGCGGACGGCGGCGAAGGCACGCTTGCGGCCATCGCCACCTCGACCCGCGCGCGGTGGCTATCGACCGAGGTTACGGCGGCGAGCGGCCAACCTAAGCAAGGCCGTTTCCTTGCCCTCCCCGATGGCACCGCCGTCGTCGAGTGCGCGGAGGCCGTCGGCCTGCCGGAGGCCCTCCGTTCGGGCGCGGACGTCTGGCGCCGGACCACGGTCGGGGTCGGCGAGATGATCCGGCACGCGCTCGAGACGGGGCATCGCCGCATCGCGGTGGCGCTCGGGGGATCCGCCACGAACGACGCGGGCGTCGGCATGCTCGCGGCGCTCGGTGTGCGATTACTCGATGATGCGGGCCAGGACGTGCCCCCGGTGCCGGCGGAGTTTCACCGCGTGGCGCGCGTCGACGTGTCTGGCCTCGACGAGCGCCTCCGCGGCGCCGAGATGCTCGCCGTGTGCGACGTGGATAACCCGCTCACGGGCGAAAACGGGGCCACCACCGTCTTCGGCCCGCAGAAGGGCGTCTCGACCCACGACGTGCCGCGTCTAGACGAGGCGCTCGCGCACCTGGCCGCGCGCTGCGAGGCGGCCTTTGGCTGCAAAGCGGCGGACCTGCCCGGCGCAGGCGCGGCGGGGGGCCTTGGCTTCGCGCTCTACCTTCTTGGCGCCGCGCGGGTGTCCGGCATCGACTTTGTGCTGGACGCGGTCGGGTTCGATCACGCCCTTGAACGTGCCGCGCTCGTCCTCACCGGCGAAGGCCGCACGGATGCGCAGACGGCCCACGGCAAGGCGGTGGCTGGCGTGGCCCGGCGCGCCAAAGCCCGCGGCGTGCCTGTGTTCTGCATCTCCGGGGCCATCGGCCCGGGGGCCGAGCGCCTGTACGATCACGGCGTCTCCGCGCTCTTCGCCACCGCGCCCGGGCCCATCGCGCTGGACGAGGCCATGGCGAACGCCAAGGCGCTGCTTGCGGCTGCTGCGGAAAACGCCGTGCGTGCGTGGCTCGCTGGACGGCCTTAG
- the cmr5 gene encoding type III-B CRISPR module-associated protein Cmr5, with product MDSVLESDLQPRAVQWLQRAKNLVREAADTRVRSEYASLARGLPALLHQSGLFQTIAYLESRSRRASNNPTAHGLVLAHLASLLSPFTGMKELKTDELTQMKLHEYLVVSRLSLEAASWLKRMVEIQFGDEEEPHA from the coding sequence ATGGACAGCGTGCTTGAGTCCGATTTGCAACCGCGCGCGGTTCAATGGTTGCAACGTGCTAAGAACCTCGTTCGTGAAGCGGCCGACACTCGTGTGCGTTCCGAATATGCGTCATTGGCGCGTGGATTGCCAGCTTTGCTGCATCAATCTGGTCTCTTTCAGACCATCGCCTACTTGGAAAGTCGATCTCGCCGGGCCTCCAACAATCCCACGGCTCACGGACTCGTGCTCGCTCATCTGGCCTCTCTTTTGTCTCCCTTCACTGGGATGAAGGAGCTGAAGACGGATGAGCTTACACAGATGAAACTGCACGAGTATCTCGTCGTATCGCGCCTCTCGCTGGAGGCGGCCTCCTGGTTGAAGCGAATGGTCGAAATCCAGTTTGGCGACGAGGAGGAGCCGCATGCGTGA
- a CDS encoding bifunctional 4-hydroxy-2-oxoglutarate aldolase/2-dehydro-3-deoxy-phosphogluconate aldolase, producing MNVVSMLEQEKIVAVLRRLPSDTFLDVVRALVDGGVRAIEVTMDAPDGADLIRRTREALGDDVMLGAGTVFTREQMRAAKEAGASFFVSPHLDPDLLEAAQEWGVPMVPGVLTPTEVAAAHRHGAQAVKIFPGSLVGPGYLRDLRGPFKDLKAMVTGGVSEDNARAFLDAGAVAVGVGSSLFPKADLEARDYASIAKRAERLVRLVRG from the coding sequence ATGAACGTGGTATCGATGCTGGAACAGGAGAAGATTGTGGCGGTCCTGCGGCGGTTGCCGTCGGACACGTTTCTGGACGTGGTGCGTGCGCTCGTCGACGGAGGGGTGCGCGCCATCGAGGTGACCATGGACGCGCCGGACGGCGCGGACCTCATCCGCAGGACGCGGGAGGCGCTCGGGGATGACGTGATGCTGGGCGCGGGCACGGTGTTCACGCGCGAGCAGATGCGCGCGGCGAAGGAGGCGGGCGCATCGTTCTTCGTGTCTCCGCACCTGGATCCGGATCTCCTGGAGGCCGCGCAGGAATGGGGCGTCCCGATGGTGCCGGGTGTGCTCACACCGACGGAAGTCGCCGCGGCGCACCGGCACGGCGCGCAGGCCGTGAAGATTTTTCCCGGCAGCCTCGTGGGCCCAGGCTATCTGCGCGATCTCCGCGGTCCTTTCAAGGATCTCAAGGCCATGGTGACGGGCGGCGTGAGCGAGGACAACGCGCGCGCCTTCCTCGACGCGGGCGCGGTGGCGGTGGGCGTCGGCAGTTCGCTCTTCCCGAAGGCGGATCTCGAGGCCCGCGACTACGCGTCCATCGCGAAGCGGGCCGAGCGGCTGGTCCGCCTCGTGCGCGGTTGA
- a CDS encoding 3'(2'),5'-bisphosphate nucleotidase CysQ — MSKESEGRMDKAWLDGLAEVVREAGRLVEEIARQGFDTQFKHPEERRDPVTTADLACDAFLKERLLTLLPEAGWLSEETKDRPDRLEKRWVWIVDPIDGTREFVRRIPEYAISVALARDGEPVAGAVVNPATGDLFLGAVGVGAWRNGTPMVCSRIRGERLTILGSRSEMNRGEFEPFAGILEVRAVGSIAYKLALVAAGEADGTFSLGPKHEWDIAAGVALVLAAGGRVHDGAGRPFRFNQPHTLTRGIVAATREAYGDLALLIERHAPRRA, encoded by the coding sequence GTGTCCAAGGAGTCGGAGGGGCGCATGGACAAGGCATGGCTCGATGGCCTGGCGGAGGTCGTGCGGGAGGCTGGCCGCCTGGTGGAGGAGATCGCCAGGCAGGGCTTCGATACGCAATTCAAGCATCCGGAAGAGAGGCGAGATCCGGTCACGACAGCCGATCTCGCCTGTGACGCGTTTCTGAAAGAGCGGCTGCTCACGCTGCTTCCGGAGGCGGGCTGGCTGTCCGAGGAGACGAAGGATCGGCCGGATCGATTGGAGAAAAGGTGGGTGTGGATCGTCGATCCCATCGACGGCACGCGGGAGTTCGTCCGCCGCATTCCCGAGTACGCCATCTCGGTGGCGCTCGCGCGGGACGGCGAGCCGGTGGCGGGCGCGGTGGTGAATCCCGCGACGGGGGATCTGTTTCTCGGCGCCGTGGGCGTCGGCGCATGGCGGAATGGAACGCCCATGGTTTGTTCCCGCATCCGCGGCGAGCGGCTCACGATTCTCGGCAGCCGGTCGGAGATGAACCGCGGCGAGTTCGAGCCGTTTGCCGGCATTCTCGAGGTCCGGGCGGTGGGCTCCATCGCGTATAAGCTCGCGCTCGTCGCGGCGGGCGAGGCGGATGGCACGTTCAGCCTCGGCCCGAAACACGAGTGGGATATCGCGGCCGGCGTCGCGCTCGTCCTGGCGGCGGGCGGCCGGGTACACGATGGCGCCGGGCGCCCGTTTCGCTTCAACCAGCCGCACACGCTCACCCGTGGCATCGTCGCGGCCACGCGCGAGGCGTATGGCGATCTCGCCCTGCTCATCGAGCGGCACGCCCCACGGCGCGCCTAG
- the cmr6 gene encoding type III-B CRISPR module RAMP protein Cmr6 yields MRDRDIRGPLAQESMWETVGAKLDNPGLVFQRFGFVGVHEPQGDAGSLLASAYERIHKAFCAAQQGDLYPRVYQRAASMPSMGRTRHLSGEIEFEQRVAVGLGRESVYEVGLMFHPVYGVPYIPGSTLKGLLSHFVHDVVGQQGRHPEFQRGGEGHRFLFGTTERDDEERNRGALTFYDALIKPEALKSLRLEVMTIHYPSYYRGLDTPHGMDDPIPVHFLSLDRPTFLLRLGMGCEDEKAEEWLAWSWDRLLDALSLWGVGGKKSSGYGRAKGRQAESVGSETEEALPSRGSVLLVRRIQPPEGKQGVWFETVNPPRLYGNASSVPPHLAPEIGGTMELMIKELYPHIDAERVLWDKPPAARIPSKGADRSKGRPGPRR; encoded by the coding sequence ATGCGTGATCGTGACATTCGAGGCCCTCTGGCGCAAGAAAGCATGTGGGAGACGGTAGGGGCCAAGTTGGACAATCCGGGCCTCGTCTTTCAGCGATTCGGATTCGTCGGCGTGCATGAACCTCAAGGTGATGCCGGGAGTTTGCTGGCCTCGGCATATGAACGAATTCACAAGGCGTTCTGCGCTGCACAACAGGGCGATCTCTATCCGCGGGTGTATCAACGGGCCGCGTCGATGCCCAGCATGGGACGTACTCGCCATTTGAGTGGCGAGATCGAGTTTGAACAACGCGTGGCAGTGGGCCTCGGCCGCGAGTCGGTGTACGAAGTTGGACTGATGTTCCATCCCGTGTACGGGGTTCCTTATATCCCGGGCAGCACATTGAAGGGGCTTTTGTCTCATTTTGTGCACGACGTTGTCGGTCAACAGGGGCGTCATCCGGAATTTCAGCGAGGCGGGGAAGGCCATCGCTTTCTCTTTGGCACCACTGAACGAGACGACGAGGAACGGAACCGGGGCGCGTTGACCTTCTACGATGCGCTCATCAAGCCCGAGGCGCTCAAATCCCTGCGACTCGAGGTCATGACCATTCATTATCCATCCTATTACCGTGGGCTGGACACGCCGCACGGAATGGACGACCCCATCCCAGTCCATTTTCTGAGCCTCGACCGCCCGACGTTTCTCCTCAGGCTCGGAATGGGCTGTGAGGATGAAAAAGCTGAGGAATGGCTCGCCTGGTCGTGGGACCGGCTGTTGGACGCCCTTTCCCTGTGGGGCGTCGGCGGGAAAAAGTCGAGCGGTTACGGGCGGGCGAAGGGAAGACAAGCGGAGTCGGTCGGGAGCGAAACAGAAGAGGCCCTGCCGAGTCGGGGGTCTGTTCTGCTCGTGAGGCGCATTCAACCTCCCGAGGGGAAACAAGGGGTCTGGTTTGAGACGGTGAATCCGCCTCGTTTGTATGGCAACGCAAGCAGTGTACCTCCGCACCTGGCGCCAGAAATCGGGGGAACGATGGAGTTGATGATCAAGGAACTTTACCCACATATTGATGCAGAAAGGGTTCTATGGGATAAGCCTCCTGCCGCTCGGATTCCGTCGAAAGGAGCAGACCGATCCAAGGGACGACCAGGACCTCGGCGGTAG
- a CDS encoding helix-turn-helix transcriptional regulator: MSAGNRGSREPEAWLLGAGFAEHDTPFVQTVHQGLDCYLFRLQLDGHAVVTTSGASMVVSAGDLLLFPAGEPYELRIEPDEGDRPGEHLSTDLYLFCNGPWVDKWWNHRPRKRHLRLALHENCVYLWRQLIEEYRRPGKPDEELCDYLLRALCLTFDKYGYDPKRATPVPIAAERIRAYIERHAAEDLSLSDIADAVGLSVSRVVHIFKEAYGQTVVQYLQNVRLQMACDRMRFSNLNLEEIADRCGFHSYSYFYRVFRQKYGISPREFRQRAT, from the coding sequence GTGTCTGCAGGAAATCGCGGGAGCCGAGAGCCTGAAGCGTGGCTGCTCGGCGCAGGGTTTGCGGAGCACGATACTCCATTCGTGCAAACGGTGCACCAGGGCCTCGACTGCTACCTGTTTCGCCTGCAGCTCGACGGCCACGCGGTCGTCACGACATCCGGCGCGTCCATGGTAGTTAGCGCGGGGGACCTGCTCCTCTTTCCGGCAGGGGAACCTTACGAGCTTCGCATCGAGCCGGATGAGGGGGATCGGCCGGGCGAGCATCTGTCGACCGACCTGTACCTGTTCTGCAACGGCCCGTGGGTCGACAAGTGGTGGAACCATCGGCCGAGAAAGCGGCATTTGCGCCTCGCGCTACACGAAAACTGCGTCTATCTGTGGCGCCAGCTCATCGAAGAATACCGCCGGCCGGGCAAGCCGGACGAAGAACTCTGCGACTACTTGCTCCGGGCGCTGTGCCTCACGTTTGACAAGTACGGCTACGATCCGAAGCGCGCCACGCCCGTCCCCATCGCGGCGGAGCGCATTCGAGCCTACATCGAGCGGCACGCGGCGGAGGACCTGTCGCTCTCGGACATCGCGGACGCGGTCGGACTCTCGGTGTCGCGCGTGGTGCACATTTTCAAAGAGGCGTACGGTCAGACCGTCGTCCAGTACCTGCAGAATGTCCGGTTGCAGATGGCGTGCGATCGCATGCGTTTCAGCAACCTGAACTTGGAAGAGATCGCCGACCGATGCGGCTTTCACTCGTACTCCTATTTCTACCGCGTCTTTCGCCAGAAATACGGCATTTCGCCTAGAGAATTTCGACAGCGAGCGACGTGA
- a CDS encoding sugar kinase has product MAEHRGHARRVLTFGEPLVVCVPDGPGKLHQVRRFHTSCAGAELNTAVGLARLDVPVAYLAKVGDDPFGEQIRRALREEGVDDGLLAASHRCPTGIYFKQWSGLDARTEVFYYRRQSAMAEEGFPTEPAEAWLASGEIAWVHGTGITWMIGEAARRASDALVEAATRAGATCSFDINVRLKLAPADAWRALLEHNAPRATWLFIGDSEAELLLGTARGQEVWAAIRDMGFVGEGVIVKRGAEGAEWLSDGGVLHVPAWPVSNVVDTVGAGDGFNAGFIAGRMKGWSVADALKLAALVGACAVTAEGDYEGYPTWREAMSYLEGQGGVER; this is encoded by the coding sequence TTGGCGGAGCATCGAGGACATGCGCGGCGCGTGCTCACGTTCGGCGAACCGCTGGTGGTCTGTGTGCCGGATGGACCAGGAAAACTGCATCAGGTGCGCCGCTTCCACACGAGTTGTGCCGGCGCGGAACTGAACACCGCGGTCGGCCTCGCGCGATTGGACGTCCCCGTCGCATATCTGGCGAAGGTGGGAGACGATCCGTTTGGCGAACAGATCCGCCGCGCGCTGCGCGAGGAGGGCGTCGACGATGGCCTTCTCGCGGCGTCCCACCGGTGCCCGACGGGGATCTACTTCAAGCAGTGGTCGGGCCTCGACGCGCGCACGGAGGTCTTTTACTATCGCCGGCAGTCCGCGATGGCAGAGGAGGGCTTCCCGACCGAGCCGGCGGAGGCGTGGCTTGCGTCGGGCGAAATTGCGTGGGTGCACGGGACGGGCATCACCTGGATGATCGGCGAGGCGGCCCGGCGGGCGAGCGATGCGCTCGTGGAGGCGGCCACCCGGGCGGGCGCGACGTGTTCGTTCGACATCAACGTGCGGCTGAAGTTGGCGCCTGCAGATGCGTGGCGCGCACTGCTCGAGCACAACGCGCCGAGGGCCACGTGGCTCTTCATCGGTGACTCCGAGGCGGAGCTGCTCCTCGGCACGGCGCGCGGTCAGGAGGTGTGGGCGGCCATCCGAGACATGGGTTTTGTCGGTGAGGGCGTCATCGTCAAGCGGGGCGCGGAAGGGGCGGAGTGGCTGTCGGATGGCGGCGTGCTCCACGTACCAGCTTGGCCCGTCTCGAACGTGGTGGACACGGTCGGCGCGGGGGACGGCTTCAACGCAGGGTTCATCGCGGGGCGGATGAAGGGGTGGAGCGTGGCGGATGCGCTGAAGCTGGCGGCCCTCGTCGGCGCGTGCGCCGTGACCGCCGAGGGCGATTATGAAGGCTATCCGACGTGGCGGGAGGCCATGTCGTATCTCGAGGGCCAGGGAGGCGTGGAACGATGA
- a CDS encoding YdcF family protein, whose protein sequence is MLWVVKLAESLALPPGLFASLTLVLAILLARHRRGFAIAFAAVSLAFAAACTPAVGNWLLIPLERAYAPPARPTGDAIVVLGAGFSAATPDFADPALDTGTLYGDSGERVLAAAALYRRLHLPIVLSGGPLIRANGKSYAFALIAARDLAALGVPQRDLYVDATSRTTEENAEHTAVMLRRLHRSRPILVASAAQMARAVIDFRRVGVKVEPYPVGYVASSVCTPLAYAWLPSQAGLDETCTALHEDLGILAAHLHLHG, encoded by the coding sequence ATGCTGTGGGTCGTCAAGCTGGCGGAGAGCCTCGCCCTGCCGCCGGGCCTCTTCGCCTCCCTCACGCTTGTTTTGGCCATTCTCCTTGCGCGCCATCGCCGCGGCTTCGCCATCGCGTTTGCCGCCGTGTCGCTGGCCTTCGCCGCCGCGTGCACCCCGGCCGTCGGCAATTGGCTTCTCATCCCCCTCGAACGCGCTTACGCGCCGCCCGCGCGTCCCACGGGTGACGCCATCGTGGTGCTCGGCGCGGGCTTCTCCGCCGCCACCCCTGATTTCGCCGATCCCGCCCTCGACACCGGCACCCTGTACGGCGACTCGGGCGAGCGCGTCCTCGCCGCCGCGGCCCTGTACCGAAGGCTCCACTTGCCCATCGTGCTCTCCGGCGGCCCGCTCATCCGCGCAAACGGGAAATCCTACGCGTTTGCGCTCATCGCGGCGCGCGATCTCGCCGCACTCGGCGTGCCACAGCGCGACCTGTACGTGGACGCCACGAGCCGGACGACGGAGGAGAACGCCGAACACACCGCCGTCATGCTGCGCAGACTCCACCGGTCGCGCCCCATTCTCGTCGCGTCGGCGGCGCAGATGGCGCGCGCCGTAATTGACTTTCGGCGCGTCGGGGTGAAGGTCGAGCCGTACCCTGTCGGCTATGTCGCGAGCTCCGTCTGCACGCCCCTCGCGTACGCATGGCTGCCATCGCAGGCGGGCCTCGACGAGACCTGCACCGCGCTGCACGAAGATCTGGGCATTCTCGCCGCGCACCTGCACCTCCACGGCTAG
- the msrB gene encoding peptide-methionine (R)-S-oxide reductase MsrB, whose amino-acid sequence MSESQRKWTKEELRKRLTPLQYAVTQENATEPPFRNEYWNHHEEGLYVDIVSGQPLFSSRDKFDSGCGWPSFTKPIAQDAVVERLDLSHGMIRTEVRSRDADAHLGHVFPDGPIDKGGLRYCINSAALRFIPKQDLEKEGYGEYLKLFEDGED is encoded by the coding sequence ATGAGCGAATCCCAGCGCAAGTGGACCAAAGAGGAGCTGCGAAAGCGCCTTACCCCGCTTCAGTACGCCGTGACCCAGGAGAACGCGACGGAGCCGCCGTTTCGAAACGAGTACTGGAACCACCACGAGGAGGGCCTGTACGTCGACATCGTGTCCGGGCAGCCGCTTTTCTCGTCCCGAGATAAGTTCGACTCCGGCTGCGGCTGGCCCAGCTTCACGAAGCCCATTGCGCAAGACGCGGTGGTGGAGCGGCTGGACCTCAGCCACGGCATGATCCGCACGGAGGTCCGCAGCCGCGACGCAGACGCGCACCTGGGCCACGTGTTCCCCGACGGCCCCATCGACAAGGGCGGCCTTCGCTATTGCATCAACTCGGCGGCGCTCCGCTTTATCCCGAAACAGGACCTCGAAAAAGAAGGATACGGCGAATACCTGAAGCTGTTTGAGGACGGCGAGGACTGA